A stretch of Prunus dulcis chromosome 6, ALMONDv2, whole genome shotgun sequence DNA encodes these proteins:
- the LOC117632619 gene encoding cellulose synthase-like protein E6 isoform X1 — MGKQEGGGEESLPPLFESRRARFIGLYKGFASTILVGVCLIWVYRVTNIPRAGEAGRWAWIGMLMAEFWFGLYWIITQSPRWNVTYRQPFKDRLSHRYEDKLPGVDIFICTADPKMEPPTLVINTVLSVLSYNYPTEKLSVYLSDDGGSEFTLYAFLEASRFAKYWIPFCKKFNVEPRSPEAYSALHSDVHDIKYGQEWLEIKKLYEEMKNRIEYAVATAEIPVEIKKQHKVFSEWNPKVAKNDHRSIVQIITDGRDINAVDNDGCQLPTMVYMSREKKPQQPHNFKAGALNALLRVSSEISNAPFILLLDCDMYANNADSIREALCFFLDEKYGPEIAYVQHPQGYNNLTKDDIYGNECFVINAVRNLDHGYIIALTFKLTYHGWLSCMKVELAGLGGYGAALFCGTGCFHRRECLFGRKYSKNYRGHWNIESQKTIDRSIKELEESAKALISCSYEKGTQWGKEMGLIYGCPVEDIATGLAVQCRGWKSIYYNPERKDFLGVAPNTLDIALIQHKRWSEGLFQIFFSKYCPFIYGHGKIHLGAQMAYCIYLLWAPFSFPTLYYVTVPPLCLLHGIPLFPKVSSLWFLAFAYVFIAKNVYSIVEALRSGSTLKAWWYLQRMWLIRRITSYFFAFFDTIKRQLGLSETQFALTDKVITDDVSKRYEQEIMEFGSASIMYTVLATSALLNFLSLVCGTKRVVMDRHSKALDQLISQVILSGILVLINLPVYQALFIRSDKGHIPSSVMFKSFFLLALACLMPIY; from the exons ATGGGCAAGCAGGAAGGTGGTGGAGAAGAAAGTCTTCCTCCATTGTTTGAGAGCAGAAGAGCAAGATTTATAGGTTTGTATAAGGGTTTTGCATCCACAATATTGGTGGGTGTGTGTTTGATATGGGTGTATAGAGTAACAAACATCCCAAGAGCTGGAGAGGCAGGGAGGTGGGCTTGGATTGGTATGCTCATGGCTGAGTTCTGGTTTGGGCTGTACTGGATCATCACTCAGTCTCCTAGATGGAATGTTACTTATCGTCAACCTTTCAAGGACAGGCTCTCTCACAG ATATGAGGACAAGTTGCCGGGAGTTGACATTTTTATATGCACTGCAGACCCCAAAATGGAGCCACCAACTTTGGTGATTAACACTGTCTTATCAGTGCTCTCCTACAATTATCCAACTGAGAAGCTGAGTGTTTATCTTTCCGACGATGGCGGTTCAGAATTCACTCTCTATGCTTTCTTGGAGGCCTCTCGTTTCGCTAAGTATTGGATACCCTTCTGCAAAAAGTTCAATGTTGAGCCAAGGTCACCAGAGGCCTACTCTGCCCTGCACTCTGATGTGCATGACATCAAGTATGGTCAGGAATGGCTGGAAATCAAG AAACTTTATGAAGAAATGAAGAATCGGATCGAATATGCTGTTGCAACGGCAGAGATTCCAGTAGAAATAAAGAAGCAACACAAAGTGTTCTCAGAATGGAACCCTAAAGTAGCAAAGAATGATCATCGGTCGATTGTGCAG ATTATAACTGATGGAAGAGACATAAATGCCGTGGATAATGATGGATGCCAGTTACCGACGATGGTGTACATGTCACGTGAAAAGAAACCTCAGCAGCCACACAACTTCAAAGCTGGAGCTCTGAATGCACTG CTGAGAGTGTCATCAGAGATAAGCAATGCACCCTTCATCCTCCTCTTGGACTGTGACATGTATGCAAACAATGCAGACTCAATACGAGAGGCATTATGTTTCTTCTTGGATGAAAAGTATGGCCCTGAGATCGCTTACGTGCAACATCCACAGGGCTATAATAATCTCACCAAGGACGATATCTATGGAAATGAATGTTTCGTTATTAACGCGGTGAGAAATCTAGACCATGGTTATATAATTGCGCTTACTTTCAAATTAACATATCATGGTTGGTTGTCATGCATGAAGGTTGAGCTTGCTGGATTAGGTGGATATGGTGCGGCCTTGTTTTGTGGCACCGGATGCTTCCATCGAAGAGAATGCCTTTTTGGAAGGAAGTATTCCAAAAATTATAGAGGACATTGGAACATAGAGAGCCAAAAGACTATTGACAGAAGTATCAAAGAACTGGAGGAATCTGCAAAAGCTCTTATCAGTTGTAGCTATGAGAAGGGTACTCAATGGGGCAAagag ATGGGATTGATATATGGGTGTCCTGTTGAAGATATTGCTACTGGCTTGGCAGTTCAATGCAGGGGATGGAAATCGATCTATTATAACCCAGAGAGAAAAGACTTTCTGGGTGTTGCTCCAAATACCTTAGATATAGCACTTATTCAACATAAGAGGTGGTCTGAGGGCTTgtttcagatatttttctccaaatatTGCCCTTTCATTTATGGGCATGGGAAGATACACTTGGGTGCCCAGATGGCATACTGTATCTACCTTCTGTGGGCTCCATTTTCCTTCCCAACTTTGTATTATGTGACTGTTCCTCCTCTTTGCTTGCTCCATGGCATTCCCTTGTTCCCTAAG GTGTCAAGCCTGTGGTTCCTAGCATTTGCTTATGTATTTATAGCCAAGAATGTTTACAGCATAGTTGAAGCCCTGAGAAGTGGTAGCACACTCAAAGCATGGTGGTACTTGCAACGAATGTGGCTGATCCGAAGGATCACTTCCTACTTCTTCGCCTTCTTCGATACCATAAAGAGGCAACTGGGGCTATCTGAGACACAGTTTGCCCTCACTGATAAGGTGATCACAGATGATGTTTCAAAGCGGTATGAGCAAGAGATTATGGAATTCGGAAGCGCAAGCATTATGTATACCGTGTTAGCAACATCAGCATTGCTGAATTTTCTGAGCTTAGTTTGTGGAACAAAGAGAGTTGTCATGGACAGGCATTCCAAAGCTTTAGACCAGTTGATCAGCCAGGTTATTCTTTCTGGCATATTAGTTCTGATCAATTTACCGGTGTACCAAGCGCTCTTCATCCGCAGCGATAAAGGCCATATACCATCCTCTGTCATGTTCAAGTCATTTTTTTTGCTTGCACTGGCCTGCCTGATGCCTATATACTAG
- the LOC117632619 gene encoding cellulose synthase-like protein E6 isoform X2, with translation MGKQEGGGEESLPPLFESRRARFIGLYKGFASTILVGVCLIWVYRVTNIPRAGEAGRWAWIGMLMAEFWFGLYWIITQSPRWNVTYRQPFKDRLSHRYEDKLPGVDIFICTADPKMEPPTLVINTVLSVLSYNYPTEKLSVYLSDDGGSEFTLYAFLEASRFAKYWIPFCKKFNVEPRSPEAYSALHSDVHDIKYGQEWLEIKKLYEEMKNRIEYAVATAEIPVEIKKQHKVFSEWNPKVAKNDHRSIVQIITDGRDINAVDNDGCQLPTMVYMSREKKPQQPHNFKAGALNALLRVSSEISNAPFILLLDCDMYANNADSIREALCFFLDEKYGPEIAYVQHPQGYNNLTKDDIYGNECFVINAVELAGLGGYGAALFCGTGCFHRRECLFGRKYSKNYRGHWNIESQKTIDRSIKELEESAKALISCSYEKGTQWGKEMGLIYGCPVEDIATGLAVQCRGWKSIYYNPERKDFLGVAPNTLDIALIQHKRWSEGLFQIFFSKYCPFIYGHGKIHLGAQMAYCIYLLWAPFSFPTLYYVTVPPLCLLHGIPLFPKVSSLWFLAFAYVFIAKNVYSIVEALRSGSTLKAWWYLQRMWLIRRITSYFFAFFDTIKRQLGLSETQFALTDKVITDDVSKRYEQEIMEFGSASIMYTVLATSALLNFLSLVCGTKRVVMDRHSKALDQLISQVILSGILVLINLPVYQALFIRSDKGHIPSSVMFKSFFLLALACLMPIY, from the exons ATGGGCAAGCAGGAAGGTGGTGGAGAAGAAAGTCTTCCTCCATTGTTTGAGAGCAGAAGAGCAAGATTTATAGGTTTGTATAAGGGTTTTGCATCCACAATATTGGTGGGTGTGTGTTTGATATGGGTGTATAGAGTAACAAACATCCCAAGAGCTGGAGAGGCAGGGAGGTGGGCTTGGATTGGTATGCTCATGGCTGAGTTCTGGTTTGGGCTGTACTGGATCATCACTCAGTCTCCTAGATGGAATGTTACTTATCGTCAACCTTTCAAGGACAGGCTCTCTCACAG ATATGAGGACAAGTTGCCGGGAGTTGACATTTTTATATGCACTGCAGACCCCAAAATGGAGCCACCAACTTTGGTGATTAACACTGTCTTATCAGTGCTCTCCTACAATTATCCAACTGAGAAGCTGAGTGTTTATCTTTCCGACGATGGCGGTTCAGAATTCACTCTCTATGCTTTCTTGGAGGCCTCTCGTTTCGCTAAGTATTGGATACCCTTCTGCAAAAAGTTCAATGTTGAGCCAAGGTCACCAGAGGCCTACTCTGCCCTGCACTCTGATGTGCATGACATCAAGTATGGTCAGGAATGGCTGGAAATCAAG AAACTTTATGAAGAAATGAAGAATCGGATCGAATATGCTGTTGCAACGGCAGAGATTCCAGTAGAAATAAAGAAGCAACACAAAGTGTTCTCAGAATGGAACCCTAAAGTAGCAAAGAATGATCATCGGTCGATTGTGCAG ATTATAACTGATGGAAGAGACATAAATGCCGTGGATAATGATGGATGCCAGTTACCGACGATGGTGTACATGTCACGTGAAAAGAAACCTCAGCAGCCACACAACTTCAAAGCTGGAGCTCTGAATGCACTG CTGAGAGTGTCATCAGAGATAAGCAATGCACCCTTCATCCTCCTCTTGGACTGTGACATGTATGCAAACAATGCAGACTCAATACGAGAGGCATTATGTTTCTTCTTGGATGAAAAGTATGGCCCTGAGATCGCTTACGTGCAACATCCACAGGGCTATAATAATCTCACCAAGGACGATATCTATGGAAATGAATGTTTCGTTATTAACGCG GTTGAGCTTGCTGGATTAGGTGGATATGGTGCGGCCTTGTTTTGTGGCACCGGATGCTTCCATCGAAGAGAATGCCTTTTTGGAAGGAAGTATTCCAAAAATTATAGAGGACATTGGAACATAGAGAGCCAAAAGACTATTGACAGAAGTATCAAAGAACTGGAGGAATCTGCAAAAGCTCTTATCAGTTGTAGCTATGAGAAGGGTACTCAATGGGGCAAagag ATGGGATTGATATATGGGTGTCCTGTTGAAGATATTGCTACTGGCTTGGCAGTTCAATGCAGGGGATGGAAATCGATCTATTATAACCCAGAGAGAAAAGACTTTCTGGGTGTTGCTCCAAATACCTTAGATATAGCACTTATTCAACATAAGAGGTGGTCTGAGGGCTTgtttcagatatttttctccaaatatTGCCCTTTCATTTATGGGCATGGGAAGATACACTTGGGTGCCCAGATGGCATACTGTATCTACCTTCTGTGGGCTCCATTTTCCTTCCCAACTTTGTATTATGTGACTGTTCCTCCTCTTTGCTTGCTCCATGGCATTCCCTTGTTCCCTAAG GTGTCAAGCCTGTGGTTCCTAGCATTTGCTTATGTATTTATAGCCAAGAATGTTTACAGCATAGTTGAAGCCCTGAGAAGTGGTAGCACACTCAAAGCATGGTGGTACTTGCAACGAATGTGGCTGATCCGAAGGATCACTTCCTACTTCTTCGCCTTCTTCGATACCATAAAGAGGCAACTGGGGCTATCTGAGACACAGTTTGCCCTCACTGATAAGGTGATCACAGATGATGTTTCAAAGCGGTATGAGCAAGAGATTATGGAATTCGGAAGCGCAAGCATTATGTATACCGTGTTAGCAACATCAGCATTGCTGAATTTTCTGAGCTTAGTTTGTGGAACAAAGAGAGTTGTCATGGACAGGCATTCCAAAGCTTTAGACCAGTTGATCAGCCAGGTTATTCTTTCTGGCATATTAGTTCTGATCAATTTACCGGTGTACCAAGCGCTCTTCATCCGCAGCGATAAAGGCCATATACCATCCTCTGTCATGTTCAAGTCATTTTTTTTGCTTGCACTGGCCTGCCTGATGCCTATATACTAG